A genomic window from Salvelinus namaycush isolate Seneca chromosome 5, SaNama_1.0, whole genome shotgun sequence includes:
- the LOC120048249 gene encoding regulator of chromosome condensation-like, with amino-acid sequence MPAKKAPKRQKESKQEEVKDPKKVKVSVSHSSHGEEKGLVLVLGQGDVGQLGLGEDIMERKRPALVTLPEGVVQVAAGGMHTVCLSDTGNIYTFGCNDEGALGRETTDEGSEMVPGKVALDKRVVQVSAGDSHTAALTDDGAVYIWGSFRDNSGVIGLLEPLKKVTVPVKVPMKGPVMKIASGNDHLVMLTASGDLYTSGCGEQGQLGRVPELFANRGGRKGLLRLLIPQIVKVQSRGKVHFTDAFCGAYMTIAVSKGHVYGFGLSNYHQLGTKLINTCFVPIKLTSFKNSTINWIGFSGGQHHTVCLDSAGKVYSLGRAEYGRLGLGQGAEEKSEPTPVEGLDLAQVVACGASVSYAVTKQGSAYAWGMGTNLQLGTGEEDDEWSPVEMTGKQLENRIVLMVASGGQHTILLVKDKQES; translated from the exons ATGCCTGCAAAGAAGGCTcctaagagacaaaaggaaagtAAACAAGAGGAAGTAAAGGATCCTAAGAAAGTTAAAG TGTCAGTTTCCCACAGCAGCCATGGGGAGGAGAAGGGTCTGGTTCTAGTGCTGGGCCAAGGGGACGTAGGACAGCTGGGTCTGGGAGAGGACATAATGGAGAGGAAGAGGCCAGCCCTGGTGACACTGCCTGAGGGTGTGGTGCAGGTGGCGGCGGGGGGCATGCACACAGTCTGTCTCAGTGACACTGGAAAT ATCTACACGTTTGGCTGCAATGACGAGGGTGCTCTGGGTCGAGAGACTACAGATGAGGGCTCTGAGATGGTGCCAGGGAAGGTGGCCCTGGACAAGAGGGTGGTTCAGGTGTCTGCTGGGGACAGTCACACAGCTGCACTCACAGATGACGGTGCAGTATACATTTGGGGCTCCTTCAGG GATAACAGCGGAGTCATTGGTCTACTAGAGCCCCTGAAGAAGGTTACTGTGCCTGTCAAGGTCCCCATGAAAGGGCCTGTGATGAAAATAGCATCAG GTAATGACCACTTGGTGATGCTGACCGCAAGCGGTGACCTCTACACATCTGGCTGCGGAGAGCAGGGGCAGCTGGGAAGGGTGCCGGAGCTCTTTGCCAACCGAGGGGGCAGGAAAGGGCTGT TGCGGTTGCTGATACCTCAGATTGTGAAGGTCCAGTCTAGGGGCAAGGTTCACTTCACAGATGCCTTCTGTGGGGCTTATATGACCATTGCTGTGTCAAAAGGCCACGTCTATGGATTTGGACTGTCAAACTACCATCAGCTTG GGACCAAACTCATCAACACATGCTTTGTTCCAATAAAACTTACCTCCTTCAAAAACTCCACCATTAACTGGATTGGCTTCTCAGGGGGACAGCACCACACAGTCTGCCTCGACTCTGCCG GGAAGGTGTACAGCCTGGGTCGGGCGGAGTATGGGCGTCTGGGTCTGGGCCAGGGGGCAGAGGAGAAGAGCGAGCCAACGCCTGTGGAAGGACTGGATCTAGCCCAGGTGGTGGCATGTGGGGCGTCGGTCAGCTATGCTGTCACCAAACAAG GGTCTGCATATGCCTGGGGTATGGGCACTAACCTCCAGCTTGGCACAGGTGAGGAGGATGACGAATGGAGCCCTGTAGAGATGACGGGCAAGCAGCTGGAGAACCGCATAGTACTGATGGTGGCCAGCGGCGGGCAGCACACAATCCTACTGGTCAAAGACAAGCAGGAGAGTTGA